Genomic DNA from Alosa alosa isolate M-15738 ecotype Scorff River chromosome 6, AALO_Geno_1.1, whole genome shotgun sequence:
TCAGTACTCAGTGACCATGCATACAAATGGATttgaaaacagaaacaaaatattttttttccagattAGTGGTTACATTCATCATAAAATCTTAATCGTCTGTTATTATACATACTGAATGAACTCTCATAATTTTGCCAGGGATTGAGAATGAAGATGGATGTGTGGTATTAACCCTGAATTATACTGAATATCTAACTATCTCTATTCTCTAATAACCAACTTTAAACCAAAATCCAAATTATGGAATTTATTCCACTTGATATGGCCTACATAGCTAGTAAACTTTGCATGTTTAGTGAATTATTTCTCACGGCATTATTCTGCCTTCTTCACAGGTATATTTTTTATTGTCGATTTACTTGCCTCGGCAGGGAAAGCACTTTCGGGTAAGTGCTACATAAATGAGAAGTGACTTGATTTGACTTGACCTGACTAATGATCAGAAGAAGTTGCAAGATGCATGTAGGAGCTTCTGTGGACAACGTCTAGCGGTCCACTGTCACAGACAGCCTGACAGGCATGACCCTCAGGGGGTGCTCCTTGCACGCCGAGCAGAAGTATGGGAAGACGCTTGGGCTGATGATGTCAGTGAAAGAGTAGAGGGGCGTCCTCTCCCGTGGGTCGTAGAATGTCACCTTTGACCTGTCCATATCCAGCATCACCCGGATGACCAGCGGGTCCTTGCTCATCGTGAGTGGTGACCATGGAGCCGAGCAAGCCTTGTACTCTCCATTGCGAAAGCGAATGGTCCAAAAGCCTTCTGTGGGCGTCAGCACGTGCTTGCCCTTGCGGTTGATGGACGCGCTGGCCACCCCGATCACCCAGTAAGTGTTGGCCTTGACCTCTACGTCCCAGATGTGCCGGCCCGAGCTGTAGCCCTCCGAGCCCAACATCTCGGCGCTGACGTCAAAGCGCTCGGGGTTGTCGGGGAGCTTGAAGGTCTGCGTGAGGCACTGCACTGTGGTCAGGTCTTTGGACAGAAGGAAACAGTGCGCTGCTGTGTTAGGGTCCAGGGTTACAGGagctggggtaaaaaaaaaaaaaacataacgtTTTGGTATcaaccagggatgtagtggtaaaataagaggtgggtaaactatgaattctgtgaggtggactgcgtCATGCGCAGTGggtaaagtgggatttggcaggtgggggaaccctaaagtccagtgtcggtgcaacggAGAAAAAATAACccaccgttggacaacatattgagtatcgtggtgtagcaatactttttggacaaaaattgctagcttcttggtcacctctgtacacacgaaaaattaactcaccatttaatttaacaatatcatcgcgctatatcgttggtatgaaGTGGAAGTTAAGGTTATTGTCcaagtgtacatattgtgaatgtggataatacagtgtgattttttaaggctaaaagtagcaaTTGGTGTCTTTTgaaaggtggataaactctaataagaggtggataaactctatttctgaaatttcagaggtggataaactgcgtttactagcctccactacatccctggtatCAACTCGGGATGAGGTAAGGGGAAGGCAGTGCCGCATGCTTAAGTATTCTGGTGGGAGTAAATTAGTTTTGGAACATTGTCTTTTCAAAAGCacattggattgaattggaattggaaGATGATGGGGCAATTTCCTCACCTGAACGCTCCTAGAAATTGTGAATCATTGACTGGTGTGAAATGAAAATCTTGAATTTTCTTTGGGATGTGACAATGTTGTAAATGTGATTAAGTCCTATGGCAGTGGAGCATTCTTCACAACATAAACAGGAGAGAAAGGCAAAATACTGGGAGTGAAGGATACCAGGTCCTCTATCTTGTCATTTTGCAATCGTGTATGCCTCTCTAAAAAGCAATGCTGGCAGCTTTTCTTTCTACACAGTGCTCCTGGATTTGATTATCTTTGATAAGAACACCACTCACTGAATTTGACAATATTCTTCATTTTCTCCCAGACTTTGAATTTCAAAGAGCCTAAGTGCTTTGCGACATCAATAAGACATCCTGAGAGCACCTCTGGATTCAATGGTTCACGCCAGGTTCTGTAACAATAAATATGCAGTGTCAAACTTTGCATTACTTAATATTTAATTGCAGCAAAAGTGATAGTGTCTTTGTAGCTTAATCACAAATATGACTCGTTGAAACCTTAACTGGCCTGTGTCATTTCCCATACCTTTTAATGGTGTCTTTATAATTCTATGGAGAAAAagaaattaatttttatttagttaGGAAAATTAGTGTTGTTTCCAGGCAGAGCATATAGTGGGAGATTACAATACATAACAGCCAATCCCCAAGTGAGTGTTTGGCATTTTTAAAGGAAGCTCTTGGTTGTGTTACCTTTAAAAATGGTATATCCTCTGATCTCATCTCCTGCTCGGCGGTTCTGATTGTGTTTGCGACACAGGCCAGCTCAGTGGATATGTCTGTAATGCGGTCGTTTACGATTTGGCTCTtcgtcttctcctcctcttttagGAGCTTAATCCTGTCAGCTTCCTCCTCCCGCAGGAAGTTGTAAATTGACTCAAACTCTTCCCTAATTTGTTTCTCGGTGTGCTCCGCTTGAGCCTATGAAAACATTGTTAATTGTGTCAAGTCAACTGTGAATGTGCTACAGATATCAGTACTTTGagtttattttaataataaaaaaattaattaccTTTATATGTTCTGCCACTTCATCAGCAGTCTTTTTGGCTTTTGTGTAGAGTTTCAGCTTCTCTTTGAGTGGTTTCAGTGCAGTCTTGAGCTCCTCCTGAAAGGCATTGACAACAGCACATAGCTTCTGCTAAGAGTGAAGCTGACCTGGAGCTTAGCTTTCAGCAATGTTTACAGAGGGTTGTTTCGAATGATCACATTACCTCGTGTCTTTTAGTAAATCACAACGGGGTGATAAAAAATAAGGCACAGAATTCACAAATGGGCCGTCAAGGATCACTGGTAAGGTGACAGCCCAAATAGCCAATTACACAAATTACTGTAaagatttgagtgtgtgttgagattAAGACTAATGTTTTCCAGTCCCAACGGAAGAGTAGGTGAGGGCAGCTGGCACTGCCAAGAATGCGGCGTCAAGCACTTGAGAAAGCACAGGGAGGTCTGATTTCAAGAGCACTGCTGAGGCCCTTACATGAACCCCAAAATATGAACCTATTATTAGGTATATAAGAGACGCAGCCAGGCATCTACAAATAACATACTGTCTCTATGGATCTAATATGAAGGGCGACGTGAGTTTGATCAGCATTGATTACAGTGCTATGCTTGTTTATGTTAAATGGCTCGACAAATGACAGTGATAACATCCAAATAACCAAACTGTATGCACGTAGGTTACGTTTTGAATCCCTTTCCAAGTCGTATCCTGGTTTTGCAAAAAAGAAGAGGCAACACCAGGTCATATTTCTGTGGATGGTCGGTTGGTCAGATTTGGGATAGTTGTGTCAACTTACCTTACAGTCATACGCAGCTTCACCTAAAGAGTACAATCTGTGACCTGCGTGGCGGGGTGCCGACTTGCAGACCTCGCAAGCAGGCAGCAGTTCCTCCAAGCAAAAAAGAGTTAACGTACTTCCATGCTCCTGGCATGCTCGAGGATCACCCTTCTTGCGCTCCAGGATGAAAGACTGGCAGGTCTTCTCCAGCATGGTATTCACAACCAGCTGGTCCATGGAGGAAGAAAGGCAACACAAGGGGCAGACGCAGTTCTCCTTGTCCCCGTCCCAGACACCCTCCAAGCAGGATTTACAGAAGCGATGCCTGCATACCAGGACCACGGGCTGCTGTAGGATCTGTGCGCAGATGGGGCAGGACAGGTCGTCCTCGAGCCTTGAGTATCGGGAGGCCATTACTCCTGAGTGGTTTTAGCTATCCCTTCTGGAGGTCAGACGAGGTTGCCTCAGATGCTCCACCCTACTTCTCCTTTCCACCCTCTTACGCACGAGGGACTCGCAAGCATGTGTCGCTCTGtttgccccccccctccacccaagAAATCCACACAGCCGTAAACGTCATGACTGACAACAGAGGTCAAAGACATTACAGAACAGCTATGTGGTGTGAGTTCCATTATACATTCTGTGTGACAACAATGCTTTACATGAACAACAGGACTGACCTAATCTGTAAACATCCCCATCAGAGATAATATGGATGAGACAACAGGCCACTGTAGGGTACAAGAAACTATGTCTTTACCCTCACTGGTTGAGATACTGTATGCACCtatgcatctctctcttacCATTGTGATCCtgagacccccaccccccacttcACCCACCCAAGGGGCTGTTAATGGTGGCGCATGCAGGGGCATTCCAAGGTAACAGGGGCATATCAGTTCATTTGCACTGGTGCTATTGAGTCCAACATGTTCTGTCTTTTAGCAGCTTTTTCCTCAAGCCCTCTTGGAACCTCAACCGCATACCTCAACCGCATGCCTCAACCGCATTACCTCAGCTTCCTTCACTACTTGCTTAACCTTTAACCAGATGTCCTCTTTATCCAGGACATGTCCTCTTTTTGAGACCTGAAAATCGTCCAGGATTTTGTTCTTCTAGAACCTCAAATGTGTTTACAGCAAATTTGCATTGCGTTTCTCTCTGTGGTTCACAAATTAGTTTCATAAAAGCCTTTTGAGGCAGCGTTTTctcttgtgttttctttttcacaaACCAAAAAGAGGACACGATCTGGTCACCCTTTAACCACCATGTTATGATCACTTCCTCTCATGGTGCTATTTCCCTGACTGTATATTTCAAATGCTGTGAGCTGAAAGACGGAAATATCAGAGCCACAAATGGATGACCACTATCATATTTGCTGTTTGCAAGAGGAGAGGACTTCCACTTTGGGCAGACTAAGACCTTGTCACATTGACATCAACAGGAGACTCACAGGATTTCACCAAAACATGGCCCATCATTTCTCTTTGGACAAGCTGCAGGTTTAGTACCCTGGAGACCCAAGTCTGAGACCAGGTGGGgtgactgctctctcccttcactACAAACACAATAGTGCTGATTTTGGTGTATGCAACACTGAAATGGACCAATGAAACAAACATTATTTGTCTGGTCTTTTCTCTGGCAGAAAAATCACAGTATCCCTTTTGATCGATCCAACCGATTTCACTAATTGTAAGAGTCTATGAACCAGAGATGTAAaagtctggcttcagaaagtaaaagccTTGTCATGTATTGGTTCTAAGCGAATGCGTAGACCAAAGCCTGAATACCTAAACTTCTTGTAGCATActttacagtaaaaatgtgTAGCCATAGTTTAAACACATTCTCTGCTTTTCACATTGtttgcaattctgcaacacacGTATTGCAAAGTACTACACATGATTTCTTACATTAGACACTTTGTTCAAAAGTGAAATCTCCTGTTATCATTGAGAAAACACTTATTTTCAAAATGCAAGCACATCTAATTGATAAAACCCACACCCATATCTGAAAACACTTACAGAGAACCATCAGTCTTAGGCTTAGCACTACAAATAGACTTCAGGTAAGTTATTGTGctgttcaagtgtgtacttTTACATTGAGTACTGTTCTGTATTTGCCCCTTTACTCCCCATTATAAAACCCATCACAGAATTATTTTCAGTGGGCCAATGAAAAGTATATGACCACCAACCACACACTTGCATGCCTCTTTTGCAAGCAATGGAAGGGGCATGCAGAGACATTGAGGTGTCAGGTGTCAGTTCAATATGGCACACAAGGTGATATTTTCCCCATTGCCTAGCCCAAGAGGACATCACTTGTGATGTCTACAAGGACTTGTGGCCAGATctgaacccccacacacacacacacacatatatgtgtgttttttagtaGCAATTTTTCCaatgtttttattctttttttccttttgttttgttgctacattttttatttgtttagaaCACATTCACTTCAGTATTGTATTTATAAGTGTGATTCtacttttctttatttctgtaagaacacatcagtgtgttgctgtggatttgaaagagtaattcaaacggtgcatgtgtgtatgattttgttgcaataattacatttttagaaAGGATTGTTGAGTTTTGATTCCAGTGTTTCATTTTGATATAGATGTGAGTTTGGTTTTCTCCAAGTGCTGTCTTATTTGGCTGTAGAGTTTTGACATAATGAGCTAAATTCTGCAAAAAGTGTGTAAGCAATAGGCAAAAacgatatatactgtatatatattgcAGTATTGCATATATTGCATATTGCAGTATTGCAGTATAGGTCAATACTGTAcctatactgtactgtaaacaaaacacaaattCAACAAGAAAATGTAATTGTACAAAATAAATAGTAGGCAGGTCTTTGATCCTACCTTCATTTGGGATCTGGTCACAACCTCATCTACATCGAAAAATAATCTTGCGGGCTAAGAAATGGGGAACATATCACCTTGTGTTTCATATCCACCCTTGACCTGCTCCCACCTCAATGTCTCTACATGCCTCTTCCATTGCTTGCAGAAGAGGCATGCATGTGGTTGGTGGTCATATTTAATTGGCACACTGGAAATAATTATTCAATAGGTTTTAGAAATGGGAAGTAAAGGGACAAGTACAAAACTGTACATGGTCAATGTACACAATTCAAGGTACCAGCTCCTCCAACCAGCACGAATAATAGATTAACCAAATGTGACAGTACAACGAATCCTTGCCAAACTGGGTTAGAGGAGCTGGTAGGGGcagttggtaagtgttcttaacagtcttctgtaataaactctgGGTTCATTAACTACGTTGTTGGtgctttgttttatgtgtagggaccctgtagtgtagtggttgatcaacggaaaatactgtctccacggcttatgtgatgtgttttaatgcagaaaaagaccCTGGGGTCAATTTTCGCTGGAGCTACACTTTACAGTGTTTAAAAGTTtgttttagtgtgtaagcaatggGTCAAAACTGTAAGAGTTGTGCTAATTGGTATCAGCTgattaagtgaatggttggaacaaaaatgtggcaggacttttactttctgaagccggacttttacaTCTCTGCTATGAACATGAAGGTGTCACTATTTTGTTTGAAATGCAGGTACAAGGTTGTGTACAGGTCATATCAGTATAGTTGTGGTTGTGTATTACATAGAAATCCAGTCTTATTAGAATTAGCTGAGAATGCTCTTGACATCATAAAGTCAAGTGTGGCCTTtccagtttttctcgattgtttACACGAAAgcatgcctcacacacacaaatcacatacatgccccacacacaaataaaaaaacacacacacacaatgggcaaACCCCCTCAATTCTCCTGCAAAATTAAACTTTACATTCAAAACAATGTTATTTCTTCTCAACATggtattttattttcaaatgacacacacaaaccatcataTGACTAGACATTTATAAGAACCAGTAGAACACTGACATGCTCAGTGTAAAACACTATCACGAATGGAATGGATTTTTGTTCAGTGTTACACTTACTACAGACAGTTTATACATAAGTTTGTTGTAAAATATTtgagaatattgtttttatactcagaacacacaaatacacggtaacaaataggcctatattttatttttcccaCAAAAACAATGTACACAGTGCAGTCCCAACCAACACAAAGTTGCACATACAGTGGTCTACATACAAAACAACAGAAGAATTTAcagttacagtaaaaaaaactatgctgcatcctctcttctctttcggTTTGGCCACAGCACCTCATACACATCACAAGCATTATGCTAAAGCTCTGATTGCTAATTGTAAAACTGTGAGACAGGTGTTTGCTCATGTGATGAGTCAGTGTGTATAGTAGGGAAATTAACTTTAGAATTTGAATGGCAGTGTGTTCCTTATGAAAACAAGAGATTTTCTTCATGAAAATTGTGCCAAATTCAGAGAATTGTGTATAGTATTTCGAAACAAGTGTGTTTTAGAACTGCAATTTCAGTGTAAAGCAGGAATTGTGCTTGTAGTTTTGCAGAATTGGTTCAGGGGGTTGGTGCACAAGTTACATGTTGTGGTCATTGTGTCTCAAGTACCAGTATATGCGTAaacaattgagaaaaactgtaaggcCACTGTGATGACTATGTGATAAGAGAGTTATGCTGACCCCTAGTGTACAAGTTAGAAATGGACCATGAATAAGAATCATCTCACAATGAGGCTCTACACATTCTCACAATGTCCCATTCCAATCCTTTCTCATATCATTTCACTTTGAAGCTCCATATCAATGTTCAGAGCTCACCTCCTATCCCCTCCTTAATTCATtctcttttgtctttgtgtttctccaagtaagtaaataagtcaTTTTCATTTGTATGGCACATTTCCTTCCAAAGGGCTTCACAGACTAGGCTCATGTCCAGTGTCTAAATTAGGCCACGACATCCTAGATTTGATTACATGTATCCTTACCTTGTCTTGTAACCCTCTCCTTGACATTTATCTCTCACAGTTGCACTAGTCAAATGAGCCCAGACCAGAGGCTATTAGACTGACTTGGCAATTGAATTTCAAGAAGCACATTTTACACAGCCTCAAAGTGGCCCATACATTCCAACCAATTTAAGTGTAGTTAAATAGTTAACCATAGTTACTTACTTAAATAGTTAAACATAGTATACATACCTTGCAGTCTTCCCATGCTTCCTTTAGAGGATACACTCTGTGGTTAGTGTGGCTCCCATCCTTATAGCAAAACTCACAAACAGGACACAAATCCGCCACACAGAAGTAAATCAGTTTCTCGTCATGCTCCTCACATAGCTGCATCAGGGATGCATCAGATTTTTTACTGCACATGGGGCATTCCTGAGAGTTCTGCTCCTCCCAGAACTGAGCCAGGCAGAACTGGCAAAAGCTGCAGCCACAGGCCATGCAGGAGAGGACCACTGGGACATTGAAaatttctccacacacactgcaggaggGATCCTCCTCGATGAACGCAGAGGTTTCAGCCTCCATGCTGCAGGCAAAGCTCTGGACTTATGAGTCTATAAGAGGCTGAGCGATACTCTATGTACTCTATGTACTATGCATGCCCCAGTGTCAGCGGCAGATTTAGTTACAGCCCCATGCCCCCTCCCTTTCACCCAAAAcattcacaagcacacacacacacacacaagtcatgtCTGTAagtcatgtttgtttttattactgtCATGCATATGAACCTGAGGTAAATGTCAAATGTTACTCAGTCACTAGGGCAGATAGAATGGTTATGCATTCATCTGAATGAAGTTTCTCATAATTTGGAATCCagtggagggagtgtgtgaacTCGGACTGATCATGCAGATTCAATCTGCAGTACAAAAgccttacacagacacaaataaagTGGAATTCCTTCACATTAACTTCCATTTACCAAgtttaataataacaataataataataatgatggtgataataataattattattattatgattacattttttttaaagtgtgtCAAATAAGCAAACAAGTTTTGTTCAACACTCATTTAGATTGACTTTCGTGGTAATACACATTGGTGTTATACCAACCAATTTTATTTTACATAGCTTTGGTGTAACTCCAGTTTGGTGTATCTCCAGTCTTATAGGGCAGCCAGAAGTCTTGCCATGACTGCCCTTCACCGTCATGCCCGTTTGCACTGGTGTCGGCAACACGTGCACTGGAACCTGAACATGTGGAGGAACGTTATGTTCAGTGATGTTTCCAGATTCTGGACTCATGGGATTGGATGCCATCCCACAGCAGTGTGTGAACAGGCTGGTGACCAGCATGAAGAGGAGGTGCCAGGCTGTTGTGGCTGTATATGGTTCTCCCACACGCTACTGAGGATCCTGTTTGTGaaattaactagatgtaccgcatagcggtacaaaatatgaccgccgctcagtcctgtacatccgttccgcgaaaataaatcacacttcaatttgtctccatattttactccatccccactcttgaaacttttgtgtatgcttgtttggcatgcctgagtgtgtgtgtgtgcggctgcacagaaagtaccctactggtgctgaaaaggtgaatagattgtagaatagccaaagaagatgtagaattgttataaaacctttaaaatctctaaacaatcacaagtagggcagttcatcacagttcatccattgcaactggattgatgaaaggtcacttacacctgtaggctacattgtatttgggaaaagcaaaaggtatcagcataatgttatttatttatttatttttatgtatttataaacaaaaacatctctgtcagttccatgccgttttcaacagctatcaaaaacaaaggtcattttggatggatggattttttgtgaatgtttcttcttctacataagattttagtcatctttagttcatgtaatacttttattgtcaatgcacaaattaagtaacagtagtctgaaacgttattgttaatgcacaaattaagtaacagtagcctagtctgaaacgaagtgctgttttacatctaaccagtggtgcaaataactgacatgtccaaatgggccttgatgaaatcgtcgctagactgttcatacacattttaacgggccaacgttgaagagcttttgtccgttattgttagtgcaaatataggctgattcatgttcccttgcattgtttaactgaggtccatggctagtctggctttcatcagaccaagctcaatcttttaagaaatcaaaaataaatagcgggcagatcaggctgggttcacccagcctagtccataggcacccgatattgtttaattttcgattgagatatacgctctggctattctaaatgcaaaaatgcatcagggagttatgacaaaacggtaactaacaaactagatcctaatagaaagttgttagcttccctaagctacaggtaggattataaggtaggcctattgacaacataaattgtcaataggctatgctagcgacacaaataaaatctcctttgaaaccaatggaaactacgccttacagtatcaagcggacttaaactgtcatatcgcgggcgaaaagttgtaataacattcacgcaactccatgagtcaatgaaagcgcaaaatgaagtagccacttctaaatgggacctactacacagtagcttaaggtgttttgctaaaaca
This window encodes:
- the trim35-13 gene encoding nuclear factor 7, brain, giving the protein MASRYSRLEDDLSCPICAQILQQPVVLVCRHRFCKSCLEGVWDGDKENCVCPLCCLSSSMDQLVVNTMLEKTCQSFILERKKGDPRACQEHGSTLTLFCLEELLPACEVCKSAPRHAGHRLYSLGEAAYDCKEELKTALKPLKEKLKLYTKAKKTADEVAEHIKAQAEHTEKQIREEFESIYNFLREEEADRIKLLKEEEKTKSQIVNDRITDISTELACVANTIRTAEQEMRSEDIPFLKNYKDTIKRTWREPLNPEVLSGCLIDVAKHLGSLKFKVWEKMKNIVKFTPVTLDPNTAAHCFLLSKDLTTVQCLTQTFKLPDNPERFDVSAEMLGSEGYSSGRHIWDVEVKANTYWVIGVASASINRKGKHVLTPTEGFWTIRFRNGEYKACSAPWSPLTMSKDPLVIRVMLDMDRSKVTFYDPRERTPLYSFTDIISPSVFPYFCSACKEHPLRVMPVRLSVTVDR